The Syngnathus scovelli strain Florida chromosome 7, RoL_Ssco_1.2, whole genome shotgun sequence DNA window ttgaatATCTAACCGAGTATAATCGTACAAGGCACCCAGATAAAGAATCTGCTCAGACAAGCTCATTTACCGCCATACTTGTAGTTTTTCAACAGATTGTATTATCTTGATTTATAGATATGACAGCAAATCCCCTTAACTCTTATGATGGACGAAATCTCGTGTATTTCAGTTGTATTCTGGGTTCCCTGTTTCACAGTGCAgtatattattttattgattACTATTACACTCGCTcattaaaatatatttgttgGAATGTGTTTGTAAAAATGAGGTGCCATAAATGCTATAAAAATGCCCCACGTGTATTTCACTTGGTGATTTATGTGTCACAGGATTcacttatttgtttttttgctgaccTTAGACATTTCAAAGTACATGTTGCTCTGACCACTACAAAGCCAAACGTCGCCAAACAGCACATCCATCAGAGTGGCCGGACTGTTCTGAAGTGTTGCAGTCACGTTGTAGGGACCGCCGGCCTCGATGGGGTCCAGGGTGACTCGCCAGATGCCTGCAGATGTCATAGTGGACAATTAGGCTTTACCGGTTTTGCCACATTCATTGCATGTGATACATTTCAGACCCACACGCTAAGGCattttttataaaaatgtttttaccaCTCACATATGCTTTAAGTATCCAGTTATTGAAATGCAATTTTAACTCCGTAAGCATATTTGAAAATTGCACACACATAACGCAGGCATATAATGTATAGAAAATACTGTATACGTTATTGTGTCTCTCCTATCATTGGTATTTGCGAGTTCACAAATCCCCAAGAATCAATTTTCTCCCGAGCCTGCTGTTTTCCTCCCAGCCGAACCACTGGTGGTGCGGCTCAATCACAAAGCAAACAGcaagataaaataaaaatattaaaatggagCCTGCAAAGTCAGAAAcagaaattgtaaattcctTATTCATTTGTGTCTGCAGGGGTTGGCtcaaaaataaaagaataattCGTCTCCAGCGATTTGCGTACTGCATGTTCATTAAGATCAGGTGAATcaggttttctttttcttataaaTAGTTTCAAGCGATTTGCATACTGCATGTTTTTGTGTCTATCAGGATCAGGTTTATTAGATCTTTATTTTTCTTCCAATCACAGCCCTGTGGATGTTTGTATCGAACCTCCCGCACAACATCAACAAGCTACATTTACCATTCTGCACAGTGACTGGTGAGCTGTTGTATTTCATCGGTCCTGACAAGTAGACTGTGACCTGGGCACCTTCAGGCCTGCCGTAACCCCACAGAATGGCTCTCTCCGGAGACTTCTGCAGCACCATGTGATTGCCATAGTAGGAGGCAAAGGCAATGGGTTGATCTAGACACATAGACACATGGGTTCTCTTGAAGGAAAGCTTTACTTAATCATCGACACAACCTTTGCACACATATTAACTTATTGACTCCTCAGCAAAATCAGCACACAACCTGTAAGTGACTCTGACTAATCCCAATAATGAAAATCAATTGCTCTAGTAGGATTTTCTTGACATATTgctcttgttttcttgcagaagatttgtttattttgccaTCGTGGACAGCCATTGTGAACTGTGGTAACTCGCCCAACCTCCAGCTGAACAAAACAACACCCTGCACAAAAGCGTCATGCTGACTAACTACAATGTGGTGTTCTATCGTGATAGTCAGAAGTTAGGTCTTCACCAATTTTCGCTAAAAATGGCGCATAAAAATAATCCGATCAGCGCGTAAAATGCAAATGACACCTGCAGTCGCCAAGAATGGATTATGAAAGAACGCAAAGTATGAATTCACGCGTAAATTTACATTGGCGACCTATGAAAGAATCAAGTTTGTAAAGTTCTCTACTGAGCATGACACACTTAACTCTAACGTTGATGACCCAAAAATTTAAGGTGTTTTGACTCACCGTGGTGAAAAACTTGAAGAATCAATACCCAAATAACCAAAACCGACGTAACAAGTAGGTACGCACAAAACGCAATTGCAAATAAAGAAGAATATCTTGGGGTGCTTAGTCCCATTTTCGAGCGGTCTACAGTAGAAAAAAGTAACATGGACtaaaagtgagtgagtgagagagaaagcaaaaagagagagacagaaGTGAGTGCACTTCCTGATTCACATGCCGAATAAAGCAGGGACTggcacacgcacaaacatgcGCGCGGAAACTACGTCTCCATCCGTCCACATTCTCATGGGGGCCGCAAGAGCGCAACCAACAATTCGCACTCAGACTCACTCCTACCGGTAATTTGCAGAGGTCAATCAGCATCATGCATGCTTTTGGAGTTTGGAAACCACATAATGTAGAAGGTTCCTCCAAAACTATCTACAGCacagttcatgactggggaggcactgacgtcacccCCTCCCGCTCACCGTAAAATTTGTCCGACACCTAACTGTCACAAAAAaggtaccgtattggcccgaatataagacgaccctgattataagacgaccccctctttttcaagactcaagtttgaaaaaaaaactttttgactcaagtttgaaaaaagactttttgaacaagacAAGGATAACAAATGCAGAAAACATTGATCGTTCATTTTTGTGAATAGAAACCAGTAGCTCAATGTTGACCTTTTTATTTGTTCAAATTGTGTAAACGACAGTGATTGTATGGGaaagtgtttgtttttccaaaacATCATCAGAATTTTATGCATAGTACACCGTACACCTCAGCAGCTAATTTATAGGGATTTATAAAACATCTTTCCAAAAAGATTGGTTGTTATCTGTTGAGCCAGAGGTATTAACTTGATAGCGATCAAAAATGAAAGGGGGCGCAGGTAATGCAGTTTTTGCGCCGTAAACGGGACATGCTTTGAAATCACATGGCCAGTCTTTCCACGCATATCGTAGTGCTGCTACATCACAGACATTGGCTGCTATCTGGATGCTGGTGGAAGACCATTGGACGATGGGAGCCGGAACCCACTGGGACTTGGGCCCACATGGGCCGTGTAACTGTGAGCAGCAAATCTTGGAGGAAAAACACAGTTTATAGGAGAGATAACTCACTTGTTTGAGCCAATTTATCAAATTATAAATACATTGTTTAGGGCAGTGCTGGGAATCACTAGCCTTAGGCTGCTGCAGGTTTTCTTAACAGTAAAGTCAATGTAAGCCCGGCCGTGTCAATGTTTATTACCTCAAAGATGTCTTTTGATGACTTGACAGCGACTGCCTGGTCGTAGGTAATGTTGATATACATCGGAGTGGACAGTATTTGTTTTGGGAAAGGTCCAAGGAAGACCACATCCTTTTCATTGTAGGCCACCGCCCGTgctccgagtgtcagtctgtatgCGATGTCCTGCTTATGACGAGGGTGGATtctgcacgcacgcgcgcgcacgcacgcacgcacacacacacacacacacacacatagtcagTTCAGAAACATGAGCACCATTCTTCCATTGAGCCACCTTTTAgccatcgccccccccccccccccccccccccgccagtAAGATGATTAGGTTTCTCATAGCACAATCACTTGCGAGCCATACTGTTTGTGAAATACtgtaaatgatgatgaatggaGCAAAACCCGTTCACTACAATTTacgattattttaataatagatTAATCTTgcaattattttgttgattatttgatagagcaattaaaaaaacatgttcattTCCATCGCAACTGATTATTTGAGTCTCAAAATAATTATCtattaatttgataattgattAGTTATCGATGAATCGTCACACCGCTAATTTGCTGTGTGTGAGTCACTTCAGTATTGATTAGAAAACATGTTCATTTCCATCCCAAATGATTATTTGAGTCTCAAAATAACTATCtattaatttgataattgattAGTTATCGATGAATCGTCACACCGCTAATTTGCTGTGTGTGAGTCACTTCAGTATACACCCATACTGTTTTCTTACGTCTCATATGGTGATGTTTCATCCGGCAAATCCAAAGCCACAGCCATGAAGGTCCTTTGCAGACGAGAGTTTGGGACAAAGCCTTTGTCAGCCGTCTGGTGCCAGCGGATGTTTGGAAAGGTGTCATTCGTGGAGCCGTTTTTGTTGGTGGAGAGCTAACATCAGAGAGAAATCGATTATTACTGTCTAAAAggcacttgaaaaaaaataatgacaaagTTGTCGCTGGCCAAAGAAATAATAATGAGGCTCTAACTATCAATTATTTTAAGAATCTTTCTACAATTATggcaatagatggatggatgtgatttttaaaacacattttgataTCCATCCCTTTAAAACAAGGAATTATTTCTGATTGACAGGGCAGAAAATGTTGCAGTTGTGATCTAGTTACTGGTTTTGTCCGTAATATGTCAGAAAATTGGCAAAATTGTTGATCAGTGCAGTTCCAAAGTAAATACAAatgttgcaaatgttttttttttttgattcaaCACAAATATTATCAGTCTGCTTTCATTGAGGGATACTGAGAGGCTGAGCTTCTGAGGATTTGGAccattttaaatcaaacaattaACCGTTACACATTGGTCATTAAAGTACCTGTACAAATCCAAAGGGAAAGTCCATGGCAGTCTGCCCACCTGAGCCCAGGTGAAATGCCATCCTCCAGTCATCAATCATGGCAGGGAACGAACAGTTGTATTCGTTTTGATGATAATTTGAATTTCTTTCacctaaaaacaaaaagttaaatATCTTCGTGATTGTATAGTCAGAGTAAGTTCTGACTGTGCACGTTACCTTGGTACCAGAGGGCTCCTTTGATTGTCATGTTAAGCAGTGGGTGGATCATCGCATTCCACAGGACAGAGTTGTCAGTCCGTGAACTGAGGACAACATTTTTTGCACCCGTTTAGACCAGTGGTCCCCAAGCACAAAGTGGGTCCAGTCCTCAAGTAGTCCGTGTCCATACCTACTatactttttattttggtcCAGTTCACATTTCTGAAGCGCTCGTGAAGATGACCAGGCTTCGACGGGCGTGCTCGCCCAACAGGTCTCCACCAGTCCTATCGGGTAGTTCAGTTTCTCGTACATGTAACGTCCAAAGAGCCAACACACTGCAGAGAACTGCGACAGACCACCTGGAAACGTATTGCATTCTCAAAAGCAGTCTTTGGATCATAATATCGGCAAGCAAATAAAAAACTTGCTTACTTGCTTCAGGCACAAACCACGGTAGCGTTACTCCAGTCAGATCAGTCAACTCAGTGTCATTCATCTTCAAAGCAACCATAAAGGGCCTCACGTGAGAGTAATTGGACGCAAGAGCGAGTTCCTCGGATGCATTGAAAATCTAATGGGAAgtaaaaaagcattttgaatcCCTAACCGAGTATAATGGTAGGACAAGGGGTTCACAATGATGCCGCCATTCATCATTTTGACCTTACAAACGGCACGCGGATGAATAATCTGCTCAGACACGCTCATGACAGCAAATTGCCGGTTCCAGTTTTGCGCTTACGTTATTCTCTTTGGACAATTAACTCTTACGGTGGACGAAATCTTGTGTATTTTAGTTGTATTCTGGGTACCCTGTTTCACCGTGCAATACAGTATTTTTATGTTATTGATTACTATTGCACTCGCtcaataaaatatatttgttgGAATGTGTTTGCAAGACTTTAAAAATGAGGTGCCATAAATGCTATAAAATGCCTCAGGATTATTTCACTTGATGATTTCTGTGTCAAGGGATTCACTTATTGTGGGATGTACCGGATAATGTAATTTAGTGTTGGTTTGATTCCAAGGTGTATTCCGACGTTTTCTGTCAACCAGTCAGTCATGTACGAATTTCCTTTTTTTGCTGACCTTAGACATTTCAAAGTACATGTTGCTCTGGCCACTACAAAGCCAAACGTCGCCAAACAGCACATCCATCAGAGTGGCCGAACTGTTCTGAAGTGTTGCTGTCACGTTGTAGGGACCGCCGGCCTCGATGGGGTCCAGGGTGACTCGCCAGATGCCTGCAGATGTCATAGTGGACAATTAGGCTTTACCGGTTTTGCCACATTCATTGCATGTGATACATTTCAGACCCACACGCTAAGGCattttttataaaaatgtttttaccaCTCACATATGCTTTAAGTATCCAGTTattgaaatgcatttttaaCTCTGTAAACATATTTGAAAATTGCACACACATAATGCAGGCATATAATGTATAGAAAATACTGTATACGTTATTGTGTCTCTTATCATTGGTATTTGCGAGTTCACAAATCCCCAAGAATCAAATTTTTCCCGAGCCTGCTGTTTTTCTCCAAGCCTAACCACTGGTGGCGCGGCTCAATCACAAAGCAAACAGCAAGAATGAGCATTATTTAAGTTAGGGGCTACTGTGCgcctagtaaaaaaaatattaaaacggAGCCTGCAAAGTCAGAAATAGAAATTGTAAATTCCTTATTAATTTGTGTCTGAAAGGCTTGGCtcaaaaataaaagaataattaGTCTCCAGCGATTTGCATACTGCATGTTCATTAAGATCAGGTTAatcaggttttctttttttcccaatcACAGCCCTGTGGATGTTTGTATCGAACCTCCCGCTCAACAGCAACAAGCTACATTTACCATTCTGCACAGTGACTGGTGAGCTGTTGTATTTCATCGGTCCTGACAAGTAGACTGTGACCTGGGCACCCTCAGGCCTGCCATAACCCCACAGAATGGCTCTCTCCGGAGACTTCTGCAGCACCATGTGGTTGCCATAGTAGGAGGCAAAACCAATGGGTTGATCTAGACAGGCACATGTGTTCTCTTGAAAGAAAGCTTTACATGATCATTGACACAACCTTTGCACAGTTCAACAAAACAACAAGCTACACAAAAGCGTCATGTGACTAACTATAGTGTGGTGTTCTTTCGTGATAATCATCAATTAGGTCTTCACCAATTTTCGCTGAAAATGACGCATAAAAGTAATCCGATCAGTGCGGAATAAGCAAATGACACCTTCAGTCGCCAAGAATGAATTATGAAAGAACACTCAATTCTCTCGTAAAGTGCGAATTCACTCGTAAAGTTACATTGGCGACCTATGAAAGAATCAAGTTTGTACAGTTCATTACTCAGCACGACACACTTAACTCTAACGTTGATAACCCAAAAATGTAAAGCGTTTTGACTCACCGTGTGAAAAAACCTGAAGAATCAATACCCAAATAATCAAAACCGACGTAACAAGTTGGTAAGCACAAAACACAGTTGGGGTGCTTAGTCCCATAATTTTCAGGCGGTCTACACTGGAAAAGGTAACATGGAAtaaaagtgagtgagtgagtgagtgagtgagtgagtgagtgagtgagtgagtgagtgagtgagcgagtgagtgagagagagagcgagagagagagagaaagagagagaacgaAGTGAGTGTATTTCCTGATTCACATGCATATAAACGCAGGCACTGGCACTCCCTGATTCAAATGAGTATAAACGCAGGCACTGGCACACGCACgagcacgtgcacacacactactcatccatccatccatccatccatccatccatccatccatccatccatccatccatccatccatccatccatccatccatccatccatccatccatccatccatccatccatccatccatccatccatccatccatccatccatccatccatccatattctCACGGGGGCTGCAAGAGCTCaaccaaccattcgcactcacactcactcctaCCAGTAGTTTGCAGTGGTCAATCAGCTTTCCATGCATCATGCATGCTTTTGGAATATGGAAACCTGAGTACCCGGAGCCTTCCCACGCAGGCCAGAGCCGGAATTGAACCCTGCATCTCTGTGAGTGACTGATGAAATGCATGGAAGCAGATTGTTTTGTCTCCCTTtgcatgaataataataaaagtgatAACCCTGCAGCTATCACTTATTGTGTCACAGATTACTTGACTGTACCAACATATGTCCAAATTTCACCTTTACCtcataaggcaggggtgtcacactcatttttttttacgagccgcattgtagtcatagcgtcattcggagggccattatgactgtcaacccaaataaatgtatgagcacctcatattatataaaaacaaactgacaattaactcgttttcaaatcagatgagtaaaaactggtcaaatatttaaaaaaaaaaaagggaagacaatttgcaattctactaATGACACaccaatttgatgcacaatttgtttcgCGGGCCacaaaaaatgatgtggcgggccgtatctggcccccgggccttgagtttgacacctgtgtcatAAGGGATGTAGCAGTAAACACTGGCACCCATGTCTAATTAAATTgaataattttttaattttccttgtgtgtcttttttatTCTTTACTTCTTAGGTGAGCATCCCTCCTGCCATTCTGCCTGCTAATTGACAGAGTTGTCAAACGTGTCGACGTTCTGCAGAGCATCTGTGAGACACTGCTGTGAAACACACAGTTGTTGGCACCATGACAAGCAATCAGATTGGGAATTTGCTTGTGTTTGGGGGAAGGGAAATAGACGTCAAAGGCGCGTGTCGCTGCTGGTGTCAGTgataatatgaacaacacatctTGGTTAGTGCATCTGTAACTTGACATTACTGGCATCAAAGCGTCTTTATCTCATTCTTCTTTGTCTCTTTTTAAATTTTGTGTTTGCGCCAAGATCTTTGTCCAGTCCAGTTCTCGCCTTGAAAAGTCCGTTTCAATGAGGATCCTGGATGACTTGGGGTAAACCAGCACGCTGAAAAATCTGTTTCAATGAGGAATCTGGATGGCTTGAGGTAAACCAGACGGAGATTCGAGAGtggcggatgtgctaaccagtgttccaCTGTGCTACCCAGGCTGATATTCAATAACATAATTAATGTTTCTTGGCCATATGCCTCCTCAATTAACTTTAGTAAGTCATTTACAACACAGATGATATGATTTTAAACAAATTTAAGAACCTGCAGCTTCGAGTAATGCGACACATCATTTGGATGACAAAGCGTTTTCTCTTCTTAATTGTGATTGGCTGCTGCACTGATAAATACTGACTCATTATTTTCTTTCCTTATTACAGTAACttaaaaacaacacttttaACGGTACAACACTAAAAGAAACATTGCAATCATTCAGTGTTACCTCCAAATTTACTTATCATGTTCCTCTAGACAACATTGAAGGTGCATTTCAAGAAAATCACTTCAGAAACCAAGCTTGAATTAGATAGACGAAAtaggatttgaaaaaaaagtgctcCTTCAGTGATCAGTGGAATATGCTCTGGGCCGTTCCATCAAATTTCGCAGCTAATTTCATGCGCTGCCGTGACAGATGCAGATATGTTTGTGGCACCAAGCGTGAACCAAGATTTATGGCCGCTGTCGAGGCCCTCGTAGGTTCCTTGATGCATCATCCGTCATGTG harbors:
- the LOC125971998 gene encoding sialate O-acetylesterase-like, which produces MGLSTPTVFCAYQLVTSVLIIWVLILQVFSHDQPIGFASYYGNHMVLQKSPERAILWGYGRPEGAQVTVYLSGPMKYNSSPVTVQNGIWRVTLDPIEAGGPYNVTATLQNSSATLMDVLFGDVWLCSGQSNMYFEMSKIFNASEELALASNYSHVRPFMVALKMNDTELTDLTGVTLPWFVPEASGLSQFSAVCWLFGRYMYEKLNYPIGLVETCWASTPVEAWSSSRALQKCELDQNKKYSSSRTDNSVLWNAMIHPLLNMTIKGALWYQGERNSNYHQNEYNCSFPAMIDDWRMAFHLGSGGQTAMDFPFGFVQLSTNKNGSTNDTFPNIRWHQTADKGFVPNSRLQRTFMAVALDLPDETSPYETIHPRHKQDIAYRLTLGARAVAYNEKDVVFLGPFPKQILSTPMYINITYDQAVAVKSSKDIFEICCSQLHGPCGPKSQWVPAPIVQWSSTSIQIAANVCDVAALRYAWKDWPCDFKACPVYGAKTALPAPPFIFDRYQVNTSGSTDNNQSFWKDVL